One Saccharopolyspora erythraea NRRL 2338 genomic region harbors:
- a CDS encoding ABC transporter permease, whose product MADLLAGAPESTGSGGTRGRLGRYLAGKFGGGLLSLFLVAVLGFFLFRVMPGDPARTMTRGAPVSEEQLAALRARFGLDQPLWKQFVDFLGDLLRGDLGTSYTYSRPVGDLILERLGPTLLLVGTATVLAVVLGLWIGTKAAWRHGSAFDKGSTSVALTLWSVPTFWLGLIVLMVFGVGAGPIPGLFPVGGISSPDVPDGLVPQVLDVAHHLVLPSLTMVAVVYAQYLMIMRSSLLEEMGADYLTTARAKGLREDLVRRRHAVPNALLPTVTLVFLHLGLVVAGAITVETVFSWPGLGLLTFEALRVPDLPLLQGVFIVLAGSVIVMNVLADVLYRVLDPRVRES is encoded by the coding sequence GTGGCTGACCTACTGGCGGGTGCCCCCGAGTCGACCGGCTCCGGGGGCACCCGCGGCCGGCTCGGCCGGTACCTGGCGGGGAAGTTCGGCGGCGGGCTGCTGAGCCTGTTCCTCGTCGCGGTGCTCGGGTTCTTCCTCTTCCGGGTGATGCCGGGCGATCCGGCGCGGACGATGACGCGCGGCGCGCCGGTCAGCGAGGAGCAGCTCGCGGCGCTGCGGGCGCGCTTCGGCCTCGACCAGCCGCTGTGGAAGCAGTTCGTGGACTTCCTCGGCGACCTGCTGCGCGGTGACCTCGGCACCTCCTACACCTACAGCCGTCCGGTCGGCGACCTGATCCTCGAACGGCTCGGTCCGACGCTGCTGCTGGTCGGCACCGCGACCGTGCTCGCCGTCGTGCTCGGGCTGTGGATCGGCACCAAGGCGGCGTGGCGGCACGGCAGCGCGTTCGACAAGGGCTCGACGTCGGTGGCGCTGACCCTGTGGTCGGTGCCGACGTTCTGGCTCGGCCTGATCGTGCTGATGGTCTTCGGCGTCGGGGCCGGTCCGATCCCGGGGCTGTTCCCCGTAGGCGGGATCTCCTCGCCCGACGTGCCCGACGGGCTCGTCCCGCAGGTGCTCGACGTCGCGCACCACCTGGTGCTGCCGTCGCTGACGATGGTCGCGGTGGTCTACGCCCAGTACCTGATGATCATGCGCTCGTCGCTGCTGGAGGAGATGGGCGCGGACTACCTGACCACCGCGCGGGCCAAGGGACTGCGGGAGGACCTGGTGCGCCGCAGGCACGCGGTCCCCAACGCCCTGCTGCCGACCGTGACGCTGGTCTTCCTGCACCTAGGGCTGGTGGTCGCCGGGGCCATCACCGTCGAGACGGTCTTCTCGTGGCCGGGCCTGGGCCTGCTGACCTTCGAGGCGCTGCGGGTGCCGGATCTGCCGCTGCTGCAAGGAGTCTTCATCGTGCTGGCCGGGAGTGTGATCGTGATGAACGTGCTGGCCGACGTGCTCTACCGGGTGCTGGACCCGCGGGTGCGCGAGTCATGA
- a CDS encoding ABC transporter permease — translation MTATAKQIARERRRARAAETWRIFREDRGGLAGLVLLGLIVVLALLAPVLTDDTGLDVTRATGGALQAPGSEFWLGTDESGRSVLLLTWWGARVSLVVGLSAALLSVVIGTVFGVLAAHFGGWTSTVLMRVTDFFLVLPSLVLAIALSTVLARGLPTIVLAIGITSWATTARLVRAQTLTVEARPYIERARALGGGHAHIIGHHVLPAVLPLVFANTTLQVASAIIAESTLSFLGLGDPSRVSWGSMLKSAMDTGAVTAGAWWYLLPPGLGIVAVVLSFTLCGRALEAVFNPRLRGQR, via the coding sequence ATGACCGCCACCGCGAAGCAGATCGCGCGGGAGCGGCGCCGGGCGCGCGCCGCCGAGACCTGGCGGATCTTCCGGGAGGACCGGGGCGGGCTGGCCGGGCTGGTGCTGCTGGGCCTGATCGTGGTGCTGGCGCTGCTGGCCCCGGTGCTCACCGACGACACCGGCTTGGACGTCACGCGCGCCACCGGCGGTGCGTTGCAGGCGCCGGGTTCCGAGTTCTGGCTCGGCACCGACGAGTCGGGCCGCTCGGTGCTGCTGCTGACGTGGTGGGGCGCGCGGGTGTCGCTGGTGGTCGGGCTGTCGGCGGCGCTGCTGTCGGTGGTGATCGGCACCGTGTTCGGCGTGCTGGCGGCGCACTTCGGCGGCTGGACCTCGACGGTCCTGATGCGCGTCACCGACTTCTTCCTCGTGCTGCCGTCGCTGGTGCTGGCCATCGCGCTGTCCACAGTGCTCGCCCGCGGGCTGCCGACGATCGTGCTGGCGATCGGCATCACCTCGTGGGCGACGACCGCGCGGCTGGTCCGGGCGCAGACGCTCACCGTGGAGGCGCGCCCCTACATCGAGCGCGCCAGGGCGCTCGGTGGCGGTCACGCGCACATCATCGGCCACCACGTGCTGCCCGCCGTGCTGCCGCTGGTCTTCGCCAACACCACGCTGCAGGTCGCCAGCGCCATCATCGCCGAGTCGACGCTGTCGTTCCTCGGCCTGGGCGACCCGAGCCGGGTGTCGTGGGGCTCGATGCTGAAGTCGGCGATGGACACCGGCGCGGTCACCGCGGGCGCGTGGTGGTACCTGCTGCCGCCGGGCCTGGGCATCGTGGCGGTGGTGCTGAGCTTCACGCTGTGCGGCCGGGCGCTGGAAGCGGTGTTCAATCCGAGGCTTCGGGGGCAACGGTGA
- a CDS encoding dipeptide ABC transporter ATP-binding protein, with the protein MSPILQLRDTSVSYRTADGLVPAVQGVDLSLDAGDTLGLAGESGCGKTTLAMSVLRLLPKSAEIGGEVLLDGKDVRTMSFGELRAARWASASVVFQGAMHALNPVQSIGTQIAEPIRLHSPGRSKAELRGRVAELLEQVELPAARADAYPHELSGGQKQRVMIAMALACEPRLVIADEPTTALDVVVQAQILELMGRLVTEREIALMMISHDLSVLSASCARLAVMYGGRLVEEGPSQQVITAPRHEHSRALASAFPTVGDPEFRFTGSAATGSALLAAKGVSVDFTDRAGKRVRAVRGVDLEVADNEIVALVGQSGSGKTTLARTMLGLQAPTGGAVHYDGSRLPTSAAGLRDYRRHVQLVLQDPTGALNPRHTVYEAVAEGLRIHGIEGDERELVAQALEAAELRPAEKFFSRLPHELSGGQRQRVVIAGALVLQPRVLVADEPVASLDATVRGEILALLLRLRVERGLSTLVITHDLGLAWNIADRVAVMYQGEIVEVGDVEQVLLDPEHEYTRTLLSAVPAIRREAAG; encoded by the coding sequence GTGAGTCCGATCCTGCAACTGCGCGACACCTCGGTGTCCTACCGCACCGCCGACGGGCTGGTCCCCGCCGTGCAGGGGGTCGACCTGAGCCTGGATGCCGGCGACACGCTCGGGCTGGCCGGTGAGTCGGGCTGCGGCAAGACGACGCTGGCGATGTCGGTGCTGCGGCTGCTGCCCAAGTCCGCAGAGATCGGCGGCGAGGTGCTGCTCGACGGCAAGGACGTGCGCACCATGTCCTTCGGCGAGCTGCGCGCGGCCCGCTGGGCCAGCGCGTCGGTGGTGTTCCAGGGCGCGATGCACGCGCTGAACCCGGTGCAGAGCATCGGCACCCAGATCGCCGAACCCATCAGGCTGCACTCGCCGGGCCGCTCGAAGGCCGAGCTGCGCGGCCGCGTCGCCGAGCTGCTGGAGCAGGTCGAGCTGCCCGCCGCCCGCGCCGACGCCTACCCGCACGAGCTCTCCGGCGGCCAGAAGCAGCGCGTGATGATCGCGATGGCGCTGGCGTGCGAGCCGCGGCTGGTGATCGCCGACGAGCCGACCACGGCGCTGGACGTGGTGGTGCAGGCCCAGATCCTGGAGCTGATGGGGCGGCTGGTCACCGAGCGCGAGATCGCGCTGATGATGATCAGCCACGACCTGTCGGTGCTGTCGGCGAGCTGCGCCCGGCTCGCGGTGATGTACGGGGGCAGGCTGGTGGAGGAGGGGCCGTCCCAGCAGGTCATCACCGCGCCGAGGCACGAGCACAGCCGCGCGCTGGCCAGTGCCTTCCCCACCGTGGGAGACCCGGAGTTCCGCTTCACCGGCAGCGCCGCGACGGGGTCGGCGCTGCTGGCGGCCAAGGGCGTCTCGGTGGACTTCACCGACCGCGCGGGCAAGCGGGTGCGGGCCGTGCGCGGGGTCGACCTGGAGGTCGCCGACAACGAGATCGTCGCCCTGGTCGGCCAGTCCGGTTCGGGCAAGACGACGCTGGCGCGCACCATGCTCGGCCTGCAGGCGCCCACCGGCGGCGCGGTGCACTACGACGGCTCGCGGCTGCCGACCTCGGCCGCCGGGCTCCGCGACTACCGCAGGCACGTCCAGCTGGTGCTGCAGGACCCGACCGGTGCGCTCAACCCCCGCCACACCGTCTACGAGGCGGTCGCCGAGGGACTGCGCATCCACGGGATCGAGGGCGACGAGCGGGAACTGGTCGCCCAGGCGCTGGAGGCGGCCGAGCTGCGGCCCGCGGAGAAGTTCTTCTCCCGCCTGCCGCACGAGCTCTCCGGAGGTCAGCGCCAGCGCGTGGTCATCGCCGGTGCCCTGGTGCTCCAGCCGCGCGTGCTGGTCGCCGACGAACCGGTGGCGTCGCTGGACGCGACCGTGCGCGGCGAGATCCTGGCCCTGCTGCTGCGCCTGCGCGTCGAGCGCGGCCTTTCGACGCTGGTCATCACCCACGACCTGGGCCTGGCGTGGAACATCGCCGACCGGGTGGCGGTGATGTACCAGGGCGAGATCGTCGAGGTCGGAGACGTCGAGCAGGTGCTGCTGGACCCCGAGCACGAGTACACCAGGACGCTGCTGTCGGCGGTGCCCGCCATCCGCCGCGAAGCCGCGGGCTGA
- a CDS encoding uridine kinase, with the protein MRVRPVTPELLVSELVERIEKSSARWTRVAVDGAPEAGTGELADALVEPLRVAGRDVARVRMADYLRPASLRLERGREDPDSYYESWFDLDGLRREVLNPLAEGGNGEVLPALWDAGADRSPRLDRVRLAERGVAVVDGPLLLGAGLPFDFTAHLWLPPAALERRTPDARRWTLPAYRRYTDEVGPERLADVLVRVDRPGRPAIVDSLDG; encoded by the coding sequence ATGCGTGTCCGTCCGGTAACGCCGGAGCTGCTGGTCTCGGAGCTGGTCGAGCGCATCGAGAAGTCGTCGGCGCGCTGGACCCGGGTCGCGGTCGACGGCGCGCCCGAGGCCGGGACCGGCGAGCTCGCCGACGCGCTGGTCGAGCCGCTGCGGGTGGCGGGCCGGGACGTGGCGCGGGTCCGCATGGCCGACTACCTGCGTCCGGCGTCGCTGCGGCTGGAGCGCGGCCGCGAGGACCCGGACTCCTACTACGAGTCGTGGTTCGACCTGGACGGGCTGCGCCGCGAGGTGCTGAACCCCTTGGCGGAAGGCGGGAACGGCGAGGTGCTGCCCGCCCTGTGGGACGCCGGGGCGGACCGCTCGCCCCGGCTCGACCGGGTGCGCCTGGCCGAGCGCGGCGTGGCCGTGGTGGACGGTCCCCTGTTGCTGGGCGCCGGACTGCCCTTCGACTTCACGGCGCACCTGTGGCTGCCTCCGGCCGCGCTGGAACGCCGGACGCCCGACGCGCGGCGCTGGACGCTGCCCGCGTACCGGCGCTACACCGACGAGGTCGGCCCGGAGCGGCTGGCGGACGTCCTCGTCCGCGTCGACCGCCCAGGGCGCCCCGCCATCGTCGACAGCCTCGACGGGTGA